One Salvia splendens isolate huo1 chromosome 22, SspV2, whole genome shotgun sequence DNA segment encodes these proteins:
- the LOC121787529 gene encoding polyamine oxidase 2-like produces MESRNNSRGQLQRAVCYSNSGRKSMASPSVIVIGSGFAGIAAARALHDAEFEVVVLESRDRIGGRVHTDYSFGFPLDLGASWLHGVCKENPLAPVIGRLGLPLYRTSGDNSVLYDHDLESYALFDMDGEQISPDLVSKVGEAFESILKETELIRQEFSEDMSIKRAISIAFDRRPDLRLEGLGHKVLQWYLCRMEGWFSADSDTISLRGWDQEELLPGGHGLMVRGYRPVINTLAKGLDIRLGHRVIKVVRRYNGVKVTVEDGRTFVADAAVVTVPLGVLKSNCISFEPRLPEWKEAAINDLGIGIENKIILHFEKVFWPNVEFLGVVAETSYECSYFLNLHKATGRAVLVYMPAGQLAREIEKMSNEEAAKFALAQLQRILPNADAPIQYLVSHWGSDRNTLGSYSYDRVGKSHELYERLRIPVDNLFFAGEATSIDYPGSVHGAYATGLMAAEDCRMRVLERYGMLDLFQPVMGEDSPVSVPLLISRM; encoded by the exons ATGGAGTCGAGGAATAATAGTAGAGGACAACTCCAAAGAG CTGTTTGCTATTCAAACTCTGGGAGGAAGTCGATGGCATCACCATCTGTTATTGTTATAGGTTCCGGTTTTGCCGGCATTGCAGCTGCACGAGCTCTCCATGATGCGGAATTTGAG GTTGTCGTGCTTGAATCGCGTGATAGAATAGGTGGGAGAGTGCACACTGACTACTCTTTTGGTTTCCCACTGGACTTGGGTGCTTCATG GTTACATGGTGTGTGCAAGGAAAATCCGTTGGCCCCTGTTATAGGACGACTGGGTTTGCCACTTTATCGTACTAGTGGGGATAACTCTGTTTTGTATGATCATGATCTCGAGAG TTATGCACTTTTTGATATGGATGGGGAGCAAATTTCCCCTGATCTTGTGTCGAAAGTTGGTGAAGCATTTGAGAGCATCTTGAAAGAG ACGGAACTCATAAGACAGGAATTCAGTGAGGACATGTCCATTAAGCGCGCCATCTCAATTGCTTTCGACAGGAGACCAGATTTAAG GTTGGAGGGCCTTGGTCATAAAGTTTTGCAGTGGTACCTATGCAGAATGGAAGGCTGGTTTTCTGCAGATTCTGATACCATATCACTTAGAGGCTGGGATCAG GAAGAGTTACTCCCTGGTGGCCATGGGCTAATGGTGCGAGGATATCGCCCTGTTATTAATACTCTTGCCAAAGGTCTTGACATTCGCTTGGGCCACAG AGTGATCAAAGTCGTTAGGCGTTACAACGGAGTGAAGGTGACTGTAGAAGATGGGAGGACCTTTGTAGCAGATGCTGCTGTCGTCACTGTTCCTCTTGGTGTTCTGAAATCGAATTGCATCAGTTTTGAGCCGAGACTACCTGAATGGAAGGAAGCAGCCATCAACGACCTAGGAATCGGGATCGAGAACAAGATCATCTTACACTTTGAGAAGGTGTTTTGGCCTAATGTAGAGTTCTTGGGCGTTGTTGCTGAGACCTCGTACGAGTGCAGTTATTTTCTCAATCTGCACAAGGCCACCGGCCGTGCAGTGCTTGTTTACATGCCCGCTGGCCAGCTTGCCCGTGAGATTGAGAAAATGTCCAACGAGGAAGCAGCAAAGTTTGCCTTGGCACAACTCCAGAGGATCCTTCCAAATGCTGATGCGCCG ATACAGTACCTTGTTTCTCATTGGGGATCCGACAGGAACACGCTGGGATCCTACAGCTACGACAGAGTCGGGAAATCCCATGAGCTCTACGAGCGGCTGAGGATCCCTGTCGACAACCTGTTCTTCGCTGGTGAAGCAACGAGCATAGATTATCCGGGGTCTGTCCATGGTGCATACGCAACCGGTCTGATGGCTGCAGAGGATTGCAGGATGCGCGTCTTGGAGAGGTACGGCATGTTGGATCTTTTCCAGCCGGTGATGGGCGAGGACAGCCCGGTTTCTGTCCCGTTGCTCATCTCTCGTATGTAA
- the LOC121787213 gene encoding auxin response factor 17-like yields the protein MRLSSSPTSTGFNAQTEEGETKCLNSELWHACAGPLVSLPLIGSRVVYFPQGHSEQVAASTNKEVDSAIPSYPGLQPQLICQLHNVTMHADIETDEVYAQMTLQPLTTQEQKDLCLLPAELGTPNKQPTNYFCKTLTASDTSTHGGFSVPRRAAEKVFPPLDFSLTPPCQELIAKDLHGNEWKFRHIFRGQPKRHLLTTGWSVFVSAKRLVAGDAVIFIWNENNQLLLGIRRAQRPQTVMPSSVLSSDSMHIGLLAAAAHAAATNSRFTIFYNPRASPTEFVISLVKYAKAVYHTRVSVGMRFRMLFETEESSVRRYMGTITGVSDIDPVRWPNSHWRSVKVGWDESTAGERQPRVSLWEIEPLMTFPMYPSPFSLRLKRPWPSALPSFPGVGDGDMSLNSPLTWLRGGGGIGDQGMQSLNFQRFGMSPFMQQPRLDNSMLGLQPDMYHSMASNSFQDALSLDPSKVPNQLLLQLQQNVSASPIQNQMLQQSNPQQTFVQNFPENVMSQAQMLHQQLELHQQFKDQQEQQLQQHEQRVQQSQQMHQHLQDQQNKTTIQHGPRMGQASQHQLSPLQAMASTSQLHNFSDLIGNHVSSSNAPSMPQNLLTSFSNEGMVNWHGPNNTLVSHSSSSKRVALDPQLPPKVSQFGMLHPDELVTPGPKLPDLSALLPPFPEREFLGLQGASDSHNKSPYGVTTDSSSAMMLNGLSSSFSNTGNENGSFSMPYATPAFVSAAGTEFPRNSEMTSSSCVDESGYLQASENADQTNPPPGTFVKVHKTGSFGRSLDISKFSSYNELRSELAQLFRLEGLLDDRQRSGWQLVFVDRENDILLLGDDPWQEFVNSVSCIKILSPNEVQHMGKEGLDLPNTSQSQVLPNNGSSCDDRTSHKESRGSFNRIPSVGLFDY from the exons ATGAGGTTATCTTCTTCACCTACTTCCACTGGATTTAATGCTCAGACTGAAGAGG GAGAGACGAAATGCTTGAATTCAGAGCTATGGCATGCCTGTGCTGGCCCTCTGGTCTCTCTTCCTTTAATTGGAAGTCGAGTCGTCTACTTTCCTCAAGGCCATAGCGAGCAG GTTGCGGCCTCAACGAACAAGGAAGTGGATTCGGCTATCCCTAGCTATCCGGGCTTGCAGCCACAGCTAATATGCCAACTTCACAATGTTACCATGCAT GCAGATATTGAAACAGATGAAGTATATGCTCAGATGACTTTGCAACCACTCACCACT CAAGAGCAGAAAGACTTATGCTTGTTACCAGCAGAACTGGGCACCCCGAACAAACAGCCGACCAATTATTTCTGTAAAACTTTGACAGCTAGTGACACCAGTACCCATGGGGGATTCTCTGTCCCTCGCCGAGCAGCTGAGAAAGTTTTTCCTCCCCTT GATTTTTCTCTAACGCCTCCTTGTCAAGAACTGATCGCAAAGGATCTTCATGGAAATGAATGGAAATTTAGGCACATATTTCGCG GGCAGCCTAAGCGACATCTCCTTACCACTGGATGGAGTGTGTTTGTGAGTGCAAAGAGGCTTGTCGCTGGAGACGCCGTTATTTTCATATG GAATGAGAACAATCAATTGCTTTTGGGAATTCGGCGTGCTCAACGTCCTCAAACTGTTATGCCGTCATCAGTTCTGTCCAGTGATAGCATGCACATCGGTCTTCTAGCTGCAGCTGCTCATGCAGCAGCTACAAACAGTCGCTTCACTATCTTTTACAACCCAAG GGCAAGTCCGACTGAGTTTGTCATATCACTGGTGAAGTATGCCAAAGCAGTGTATCATACACGTGTTTCTGTTGGGATGCGCTTCCGGATGCTATTTGAAACAGAAGAATCAAGTGTTCGTAG ATATATGGGCACGATTACTGGAGTCAGTGATATAGATCCTGTTCGCTGGCCAAACTCACATTGGCGCTCAGTGAAG GTTGGATGGGATGAATCAACTGCAGGGGAAAGGCAACCGCGAGTATCCTTGTGGGAGATCGAACCCCTCATGACCTTTCCCATGTATCCGTCTCCATTCTCCCTCAGATTGAAGCGTCCATGGCCGTCTGCACTGCCTTCCTTTCCAG GTGTTGGAGATGGTGATATGAGCCTTAATTCTCCACTGACATGGCTTCGTGGTGGTGGTGGAATTGGAGATCAAGGGATGCAGTCGCTCAATTTCCAGAGATTTGGCATGTCCCCATTCATGCAGCAGCCGAGGCTCGATAACTCCATGCTTGGTTTACAACCTGATATGTACCATTCGATGGCGAGTAATTCTTTCCAAGATGCACTCTCATTAGACCCCTCTAAAGTTCCCAATCAGTTGCTCCTGCAGCTCCAACAAAACGTCTCTGCTTCACCGATCCAGAATCAAATGCTGCAGCAGTCGAACCCTCAGCAGACCTTCGTTCAGAACTTCCCAGAGAATGTCATGTCTCAGGCTCAAATGTTGCATCAGCAGTTGGAGCTCCACCAGCAGTTCAAAGACCAGCAGGAGCAGCAACTGCAACAACACGAGCAACGAGTTCAGCAGTCTCAGCAAATGCATCAACACTTGCAAGATCAGCAAAACAAAACCACCATCCAACACGGGCCAAGAATGGGGCAAGCCTCTCAACACCAGCTCTCGCCTCTGCAGGCGATGGCCTCGACAAGCCAGCTGCACAACTTCTCCGACCTCATCGGGAACCACGTCTCTTCCTCTAATGCTCCCTCAATGCCTCAGAACCTTTTAACTTCGTTCTCCAATGAAGGCATGGTGAACTGGCATGGACCCAACAACACCTTAGTCTCTCATTCCTCGTCATCAAAGCGTGTAGCATTAGACCCTCAACTCCCTCCCAAGGTCTCCCAGTTTGGAATGCTTCATCCGGATGAGTTAGTGACACCTGGTCCCAAGCTCCCCGACCTCTCAGCTTTGTTGCCCCCGTTTCCTGAAAGAGAGTTCTTGGGTCTCCAAGGTGCCTCTGACTCTCACAACAAAAGCCCTTATGGAGTTACTACAGACTCGTCTTCGGCTATGATGCTGAATGGGTTATCATCCTCCTTTAGTAACACGGGCAATGAGAACGGATCGTTTTCAATGCCTTATGCTACCCCTGCATTTGTGAGTGCTGCAGGCACCGAGTTTCCTCGTAACTCAGAGATGACTTCTTCCAGTTGCGTAGATGAGTCTGGCTACTTGCAGGCCTCGGAGAATGCAGACCAAACTAACCCACCCCCTGGAACCTTTGTGAAG GTTCATAAAACAGGGTCCTTTGGACGGTCGCTCGATATTTCCAAGTTCAGCAGCTACAACGAGCTCCGCAGTGAGCTTGCTCAGTTATTCAGGCTGGAAGGCTTATTGGATGACCGTCAGAGATCAGGCTGGCAGCTTGTATTTGTTGACCGAGAGAACGACATTCTTCTCCTCGGCGATGACCCTTGGCA GGAGTTTGTAAATAGCGTGTCGTGCATCAAGATTCTATCTCCTAACGAAGTACAGCACATGGGGAAAGAGGGGCTTGACCTTCCTAATACGTCCCAGTCGCAAGTGCTTCCCAACAATGGCAGCAGCTGCGATGACCGTACGAGCCACAAGGAATCGAGAGGTAGCTTCAACAGGATACCCTCTGTGGGCTTGTTCGACTACTGA